The following proteins are encoded in a genomic region of Arachis stenosperma cultivar V10309 chromosome 4, arast.V10309.gnm1.PFL2, whole genome shotgun sequence:
- the LOC130975306 gene encoding uncharacterized protein LOC130975306, with translation MASEEESFLALVHCSRKIQKSKRYGVKFTDREPLSVFISSSSTLSDLKNSILQKLGVFGSKWVKKLFYKISIAVVSTDVKYDTFVLAADEDIRVLFHCVRSFPEVKIHELFAKLEVGVDSSGASAPVHSSTAAGGAFSSMPAVRPSVPLVASPSFTADLDQTEVVSSVPLENAGVFEQAYEVGTGGGLLPDMQGFGEPDRVENVMCDDDSDQEPVDIIGDSDDDTGANPHAQHGPSSSGTQQYPPHFSTLNLEALGPQADCGPTVENLLQNFKLGHLKYHGKYKEFDKGCTWLIRVALRARKGTWEVRRYNGPHTCLATSISSDHGQLDYHVICARILLLVKADAVVTVKVLQQATEADYGFKPSYRKVWMAKQKAVAQIYGDWEESYTELPRWMLGV, from the exons ATGGCAAGTGAGGAAGAGAGTTTTCTTGCCTTAGTGCATTGCTCTAGGAAAATCCAAAAAAGCAAAAGATATGGTGTGAAGTTCACTGACAGAGAACCACTAAGTGTTTTCATCAGTTCATCAAGCACTTTGTCAGATTTGAAGAACAGCATCTTGCAGAAGCTTGGGGTGTTTGGTAGCAAGTGGGTGAAGAAGCTATTCTACAAGATTTCCATCGCAGTTGTCTCGACCGATGTTAAGTATGATACCTTTGTGCTAGCGGCTGATGAAGATATTAGGGTTCTATTCCATTGTGTTAGGAGTTTTCCAGAGGTCAAAATACACGAGTTGTTCGCAAAGTTGGAGGTTGGTGTCGATAGTTCTGGGGCATCAGCTCCAGTTCATAGCTCGACTGCCGCGGGCGGTGCGTTTAGTTCGATGCCTGCGGTGAGACCATCCGTTCCGCTGGTAGCATCCCCTTCATTCACGGCTGATTTAGATCAAACGGAGGTTGTTAGTTCTGTACCTTTGGAGAATGCAGGGGTCTTTGAGCAGGCGTATGAAGTGGGCACCGGTGGTGGCTTGCTACCTGATATGCAAGGCTTTGGAGAACCTGATCGAGTAGAGAATGTAATGTGTGATGATGACTCTGACCAGGAGCCTGTAGATATCATTGGGGATAGCGATGATGACACAGGTGCCAATCCACATGCACAGCATGGGCCTTCAAGTTCTGGCACTCAGCAGTACCCTCCACACTTCTCCACACTAAACTTGGAGGCTCTGGGTCCACAAGCGGACTGTGGTCCTACAGTTGAGAATCTTCTACAGAATTTTAAATTGG GTCATCTTAAGTATCATGGAAAATACAAGGAGTTCGACAAGGGTTGTACTTGGTTGATTCGCGTAGCGCTGCGTGCACGAAAGGGCACTTGGGAGGTTAGGAGGTACAACGGGCCACACACTTGCTTGGCAACCTCTATTTCCAGTGATCACGGTCAGCTGGATTACCACGTTATCTGTGCGAGGATTCTTTTGTTGGTTAAGGCAGATGCTGTGGTGACGGTAAAGGTATTACAACAAGCTACAGAAGCCGATTACGGTTTCAAGCCTAGTTACAGGAAGGTTTGGATGGCGAAGCAGAAGGCAGTGGCACAAATATATGGAGATTGGGAAGAGTCGTATACGGAGTTGCCACGTTGGATGCTAGGGGTATAG
- the LOC130973578 gene encoding bifunctional aspartate aminotransferase and glutamate/aspartate-prephenate aminotransferase-like isoform X2 gives MQFVKAIQGTPRTPEHYNYGRLFLISSKRRTGSLTPLIILCLVMEPSRVLPRPFLQFAPRETRIFQVIIPAPYWVSYPEMARLADAVPVILPTSIDNHFLLDPKLLQSKITQRSRLLILCSPSNPTGSVYPKKLLQDIAHIVANHPRLLILSDEIYEHIIYAPATHTSFASLPGMWDRTLTVNGFSKAFAMTGWRLGYIAGPKHFVAACGKIQSQFTTGPNSIAQKAGVAALGLGYAGGEIVANMVKAFRERRDFLVKSFREMEGLKISEPQGAFYLFIDFSYYYGREAEGFGRIDDSESLCRYLLDKGQVALVPGSAFGDDTCVRISYAESLTILQEAVERIKKALAPLSSAALR, from the exons ATGCAATTCGTGAAGGCCATACAAGGTACACCCCGAACGCCGGAACATTACAATTACGGCAGGCTATTTCTCATAAGCTCAAAG AGGAGAACGGGATCACTTACGCCCCTGATCATATTGTGCTTAGTAATGGAGCCAAGCAGAGTCTTGCCCAGGCCGTTCTTGCAGTTTGCTCCCCGGGAGACGAG AATTTTTCAGGTCATTATTCCTGCTCCATATTGGGTGAGTTACCCAGAAATGGCAAGGTTGGCTGATGCTGTACCTGTTATTCTTCCAACATCAATAGATAATCATTTCCTTTTGGACCCCAAACTCCTTCAATCCAAAATTACTCAAAGATCAAGGCTTCTCATTCTTTGCTCGCCATCTAACCCAACAGGATCTGTCTACCCCAAGAAATTACTTCAAGACATAGCCCACATTGTAGCAAACCACCCCAGGCTTCTG ATTCTCTCTGATGAGATTTACGAGCATATAATTTATGCACCAGCAACTCATACAAGCTTTGCATCACTACCAGGAATGTGGGACAGAACCTTAACTGTGAACGGATTTTCCAAG GCCTTTGCAATGACTGGATGGCGGCTTGGATATATTGCTGGTCCAAAACATTTTGTTGCAGCATGTGGAAAGATTCAAAGTCAG TTCACTACAGGGCCCAATAGCATAGCTCAGAAAGCTGGAGTTGCAGCGTTAGGACTAGGCTATGCTGGTGGGGAAATTGTAGCTAATATGGTGAAAGCATTTCGGGAGCGCCGAGATTTCTTGGTTAAAAGTTTTAGGGAAATGGAGGGTCTTAAAATATCAGAACCCCAG GGGGCATTTTATCTATTCATTGATTTCAGCTACTACTATGGAAGAGAAGCTGAAGGATTTGGTAGAATTGATGATTCGGAGTCCCTTTGTCGATATCTTTTGGATAAGGGCCAG GTGGCCTTGGTGCCTGGGAGTGCATTTGGAGATGATACTTGTGTTCGGATATCATATGCAGAATCCCTTACTATCCTTCAAGAAGCTGTGGAGAGAATTAAGAAAGCACTCGCCCCTCTCAGCTCTGCTGCACTCCGTTAA
- the LOC130976895 gene encoding protein NEN4: protein MDSFNVENAPEIVFFDLETNVPKKGGERFWVLEFGAIVVSPHKLTEVESYSTLIKPEDLSVVPVRSSRSHGITRAAVEKAPSFEDVADRIFSILDGRVWAGHNIQRFDCVRIKESFDQINRPAPIPIGIIDSLGVLTDKFGRRAGNMKMATLASYFGLGQQKHRSLDDVRMNLEVLKHCATVLFLESSLPSTLHSNWNGCSSSTIMTRSRSYGKSPSREDTSRKSPPSSLLGYQRTVPYARGSLGKMAESVKGLVSKAQGQPTINQILKHSHSLLR from the exons ATGGATTCATTCAATGTTGAAAATGCACCCGAGATTGTGTTCTTTGATTTGGAAACCAACGTGCCCAAGAAGGGTGGAGAACGGTTCTGGGTGTTGGagtttggagccattgttgtgAGCCCCCACAAGCTCACGGAGGTTGAGAGCTACAGCACCTTGATCAAACCCGAAGACCTATCCGTGGTGCCAGTGAGGTCCAGCAGAAGCCATGGAATAACTCGCGCTGCTGTGGAGAAAGCTCCCTCCTTTGAGGACGTTGCAGACAGGATATTCAGCATTCTTGATGGCAGGGTCTGGGCTGGTCACAACATCCAGAGATTCGACTGTGTTCGTATCAAAGAATCCTTTGATCAAATTAACAGGCCTGCGCCTATCCCAATTGGAATCATCGATTCTTTGGGTGTTCTAACTGACAAGTTTGGGAGAAGAGCCGGTAACATGAAG ATGGCAACGTTGGCTTCTTATTTTGGCTTGGGTCAACAAAAGCACAG GAGCCTAGATGATGTTCGGATGAACTTGGAGGTTCTTAAGCATTGTGCTACGGTGTTGTTTCTG GAATCAAGTCTGCCAAGCACATTGCATAGCAACTGGAATGGGTGCTCGAGTTCGACCATTATGACTCGAAGCAGAAGTTATGGGAAATCGCCCTCCAGAGAAGACACAAGCAGAAAATCTCCTCCATCTTCTTTATTAGGATATCAGAGGACAGTACCCTATGCCAGGGGAAGTTTAGGAAAg ATGGCTGAGAGTGTGAAGGGCCTAGTCTCTAAAGCCCAAGGGCAACCAACTATTAACCAAATATTAAAGCATTCTCATTCACTTCTAAGATGA
- the LOC130973578 gene encoding bifunctional aspartate aminotransferase and glutamate/aspartate-prephenate aminotransferase-like isoform X1 — protein MEKKQSSAAAMGVDDSLNPRVDAVKPSRTVAISDQANALVQAGVPVIRLAAGEPDFDTPAPIAEAGINAIREGHTRYTPNAGTLQLRQAISHKLKEENGITYAPDHIVLSNGAKQSLAQAVLAVCSPGDEVIIPAPYWVSYPEMARLADAVPVILPTSIDNHFLLDPKLLQSKITQRSRLLILCSPSNPTGSVYPKKLLQDIAHIVANHPRLLILSDEIYEHIIYAPATHTSFASLPGMWDRTLTVNGFSKAFAMTGWRLGYIAGPKHFVAACGKIQSQFTTGPNSIAQKAGVAALGLGYAGGEIVANMVKAFRERRDFLVKSFREMEGLKISEPQGAFYLFIDFSYYYGREAEGFGRIDDSESLCRYLLDKGQVALVPGSAFGDDTCVRISYAESLTILQEAVERIKKALAPLSSAALR, from the exons ATGGAGAAGAAGCAGAGTAGTGCAGCGGCCATGGGGGTTGATGACTCCTTGAACCCACGAGTCGACGCCGTGAAGCCTTCAAGGACTGTGGCCATAAGCGACCAAGCAAACGCACTGGTTCAAGCTGGCGTCCCCGTTATTCGCCTGGCCGCCGGGGAGCCCGATTTCGACACTCCCGCTCCCATTGCTGAG GCTGGGATTAATGCAATTCGTGAAGGCCATACAAGGTACACCCCGAACGCCGGAACATTACAATTACGGCAGGCTATTTCTCATAAGCTCAAAG AGGAGAACGGGATCACTTACGCCCCTGATCATATTGTGCTTAGTAATGGAGCCAAGCAGAGTCTTGCCCAGGCCGTTCTTGCAGTTTGCTCCCCGGGAGACGAG GTCATTATTCCTGCTCCATATTGGGTGAGTTACCCAGAAATGGCAAGGTTGGCTGATGCTGTACCTGTTATTCTTCCAACATCAATAGATAATCATTTCCTTTTGGACCCCAAACTCCTTCAATCCAAAATTACTCAAAGATCAAGGCTTCTCATTCTTTGCTCGCCATCTAACCCAACAGGATCTGTCTACCCCAAGAAATTACTTCAAGACATAGCCCACATTGTAGCAAACCACCCCAGGCTTCTG ATTCTCTCTGATGAGATTTACGAGCATATAATTTATGCACCAGCAACTCATACAAGCTTTGCATCACTACCAGGAATGTGGGACAGAACCTTAACTGTGAACGGATTTTCCAAG GCCTTTGCAATGACTGGATGGCGGCTTGGATATATTGCTGGTCCAAAACATTTTGTTGCAGCATGTGGAAAGATTCAAAGTCAG TTCACTACAGGGCCCAATAGCATAGCTCAGAAAGCTGGAGTTGCAGCGTTAGGACTAGGCTATGCTGGTGGGGAAATTGTAGCTAATATGGTGAAAGCATTTCGGGAGCGCCGAGATTTCTTGGTTAAAAGTTTTAGGGAAATGGAGGGTCTTAAAATATCAGAACCCCAG GGGGCATTTTATCTATTCATTGATTTCAGCTACTACTATGGAAGAGAAGCTGAAGGATTTGGTAGAATTGATGATTCGGAGTCCCTTTGTCGATATCTTTTGGATAAGGGCCAG GTGGCCTTGGTGCCTGGGAGTGCATTTGGAGATGATACTTGTGTTCGGATATCATATGCAGAATCCCTTACTATCCTTCAAGAAGCTGTGGAGAGAATTAAGAAAGCACTCGCCCCTCTCAGCTCTGCTGCACTCCGTTAA